One window from the genome of Lathamus discolor isolate bLatDis1 chromosome 8, bLatDis1.hap1, whole genome shotgun sequence encodes:
- the CTSH gene encoding pro-cathepsin H, giving the protein MGWVVLLLPVAALLAPTAAWAPSAEDELQFKAWMLQHNRRYDPGEYPRRLRTFLGNKRQIDEHNAGNHSYQMGLNQFSDLTFAEFRKLFLWREPQNCSATKGSFLRSSGPAPDSIDWRKKGNFVTPVKNQGPCGSCWTFSTTGCLESAIAIATGKLLSLAEQQLVDCAQAFNNHGCSGGLPSQAFEYILYNKGLMGEDTYPYRAENGTCKFQPEKAIAFVKDVINITQYDEDGMVEAVGKHNPVSFAFEVTSNFMHYRKGVYSNPRCEHTPDKVNHAVLAVGYGEENGTPYWIVKNSWGPLWGMEGYFLIERGKNMCGLAACASYPVPQV; this is encoded by the exons ATGGGCTGGgtcgtgctgctgctgcctgtggccGCTCTCCTGGCGCCCACCGCCGCCTGGGCGCCCTCCGCCGAAG ACGAGCTGCAGTTCAAGGCCTGGATGCTGCAG CACAACCGGCGGTACGACCCCGGCGAGTACCCGCGCAGGCTGCGCACCTTCCTGGGCAACAAGAGGCAGATCGACGAGCACAACGCCGGCAACCACAGCTACCAGA TGGGCCTGAACCAGTTCTCGGATCTGACCTTCGCGGAGTTCAGAAAGCTCTTCCTGTGGAGAGAGCCGCAG AACTGCTCAGCCACGAAGGGCAGCTTCCTGCGCAGCTCCGGGCCGGCTCCTGACTCCATCGactggaggaagaagggaaatttCGTGACACCCGTGAAGAACCAG GGCccctgtgggagctgctggacGTTTTCCACCACAGGCTGTTTGGAGTCTGCTATTGCTATTGCAACAGGAAAGCTCCTCTCTCTG GCAGAACAGCAGCTAGTTGATTGTGCCCAGGCTTTCAACAACCATGGCTGCAGCGG GGGCCTGCCAAGCCAAGCCTTCGAGTACATTCTATACAACAAGGGGCTCATGGGGGAGGACACATACCCGTACCGGGCTGAG AATGGCACCTGCAAGTTCCAGCCAGAGAAGGCCATTGCATTTGTCAAGGATGTCATCAATATCACACAG TATGACGAGGATGGCATGGTGGAAGCTGTGGGGAAGCACAACCCGGTGAGCTTTGCCTTCGAGGTGACGAGTAACTTCATGCACTACAGGAAAGGAGTCTACTCCAA cccaCGGTGTGAGCACACCCCGGACAAGGTGAACCATGCTGTCCTCGCCGTGGGGTACGGAGAAGAAAACGGGACCCCTTACTGGATTGTGAAGAACTCCTGGGGCCCGTTGTGGGGCATGGAGGG gtACTTCCTTATTGAACGTGGAAAGAATATGTGTGGCCTCGCTGCCTGTGCATCTTACCCAGTCCCTCAGGTGTAA